A stretch of Eschrichtius robustus isolate mEscRob2 chromosome 6, mEscRob2.pri, whole genome shotgun sequence DNA encodes these proteins:
- the LOC137765780 gene encoding tetratricopeptide repeat protein 8-like isoform X2, with translation MGLKMEPLLLAWSYFRHRKFQLCADLCMQMLEKSPYDQAAWILKARALNEVVYIDEIDVGQEGIAGMILNKNAQVPRPGTSLKLPGSNQTGGPSPAVRPITQAGIPITGFLRPSVQSGRPSTMEQAIRTPRTAYTAYPIASSSGRFFRLVMALFEYIFHHENDVKTAVDLAALSTEHSQYKDWWWKVQIGECYYRLGMYLEAEKQCKSALKQQEMVDTLLYLAKVYISLDQPVTALNLFKQGLDKFPGEVTLLCGIARIYEEMNNISSTTEYHKEVLKQDNTQVEATACTGSNHFYSDQPEVALRFYRRFLQMGVYNSQLFNNLGICCFYAQQYDMTLTSFERALSLAENEEEVAEVWHNLGHVAVGIGDTNLAHQCFRLGLVNSNNHAETHNNLAVLEMWKGHVKHMGDLQRSYIAAQKSQAAFPDHLGT, from the exons ATGGGCTTGAAGATGGAGCCGTTGCTCCTGGCCTGGAGCTATTTTAGGCACAGGAAGTTCCAGCTCTGTGCAGATCTGTGCATGCAGATGCTGGAGAAGTCCCCTTATGACCA GGCAGCCTGGATTTTAAAAGCACGAGCACTAAATGAAGTGGTGTACATAGATGAAATTGACGTAGGTCAGGAAGGAATTGCAGGAATGATACTGAACAAAAATGCTCAAGTCCCACGTCCTGGAACATCTCTGAAACTCCCTGGAAGTAACCAGACAGGAGGGCCTAGTCCAGCTGTCAGGCCAATCACTCAAGCTGGAATACCCATTACAGGTTTCCTTAGACCTAGCGTACAAAGTGGAAGGCCAAGCACTATGGAACAGGCCATTAGAACACCCAGAACTGCCTACACAGCTTACCCTATCGCCAGCTCATCTGGAAGATTTTTTAGGCTGGTAATG GCTTTGTTTGAGTATATCTTTCATCATGAAAATGACGTTAAGACTGCTGTGGATTTGGCTGCCCTTTCCACAGAGCATTCTCAGTACAAGGACTGGTGGTGGAAAGTGCAGATTGGAGAATGTTACTACAGGTTAGGAATGTATCTTGAAGCAGAAAAACAATGTAAATCAGCCCTGAAGCAGCAGGAAATGGTAGATACATTACTCTACTTGGCAAAAGTTTACATCTCATTGGATCAACCTGTGACTGCTTTAAATCTTTTCAAACAAGGCTTAGATAAGTTTCCAGGAGAAGTAACCCTACTTTGTGGAATTGCCAGGATCTATGAGGAAATGAACAATATTTCATCAACCACTGAATACCACAAAGAGGTTTTGAAACAGGACAACACTCAGGTGGAAGCCACTGCATGCACTGGAAGCAACCATTTTTATTCTGATCAACCAGAAGTAGCTCTCCGGTTTTACAGGCGATTCCTGCAGATGGGTGTTTATAACTCCCAGCTTTTCAACAACCTGGGGATCTGTTGCTTCTATGCCCAGCAGTATGATATGACTCTGACCTCATTTGAACGTGCCCTTTCCCTGGCTGAAAATGAAGAGGAGGTAGCTGAGGTCTGGCACAACTTGGGACATGTAGCTGTGGGAATAGGAGATACGAATCTGGCCCATCAGTGCTTCAGGCTGGGTCTGGTTAACAGCAATAACCATGCAGAGACCCACAACAACCTGGCTGTGCTGGAGATGTGGAAGGGCCATGTCAAACAT ATGGGAGATCTACAGAGGAGTTACATTGCTGCTCAGAAGTCTCAAGCAGCATTTCCAGATCACCTGGGCACTTAA
- the LOC137765780 gene encoding tetratricopeptide repeat protein 8-like isoform X1: protein MGLKMEPLLLAWSYFRHRKFQLCADLCMQMLEKSPYDQAAWILKARALNEVVYIDEIDVGQEGIAGMILNKNAQVPRPGTSLKLPGSNQTGGPSPAVRPITQAGIPITGFLRPSVQSGRPSTMEQAIRTPRTAYTAYPIASSSGRFFRLVMVSMLTSPDGPFINLSRLNLTKYAQKPKLAKALFEYIFHHENDVKTAVDLAALSTEHSQYKDWWWKVQIGECYYRLGMYLEAEKQCKSALKQQEMVDTLLYLAKVYISLDQPVTALNLFKQGLDKFPGEVTLLCGIARIYEEMNNISSTTEYHKEVLKQDNTQVEATACTGSNHFYSDQPEVALRFYRRFLQMGVYNSQLFNNLGICCFYAQQYDMTLTSFERALSLAENEEEVAEVWHNLGHVAVGIGDTNLAHQCFRLGLVNSNNHAETHNNLAVLEMWKGHVKHMGDLQRSYIAAQKSQAAFPDHLGT from the exons ATGGGCTTGAAGATGGAGCCGTTGCTCCTGGCCTGGAGCTATTTTAGGCACAGGAAGTTCCAGCTCTGTGCAGATCTGTGCATGCAGATGCTGGAGAAGTCCCCTTATGACCA GGCAGCCTGGATTTTAAAAGCACGAGCACTAAATGAAGTGGTGTACATAGATGAAATTGACGTAGGTCAGGAAGGAATTGCAGGAATGATACTGAACAAAAATGCTCAAGTCCCACGTCCTGGAACATCTCTGAAACTCCCTGGAAGTAACCAGACAGGAGGGCCTAGTCCAGCTGTCAGGCCAATCACTCAAGCTGGAATACCCATTACAGGTTTCCTTAGACCTAGCGTACAAAGTGGAAGGCCAAGCACTATGGAACAGGCCATTAGAACACCCAGAACTGCCTACACAGCTTACCCTATCGCCAGCTCATCTGGAAGATTTTTTAGGCTGGTAATGGTTTCCATGCTTACAAGTCCTGATGGaccttttataaatttatctagGCTGAATTTAACGAAGTATGCCCAGAAACCTAAATTGGCAAAGGCTTTGTTTGAGTATATCTTTCATCATGAAAATGACGTTAAGACTGCTGTGGATTTGGCTGCCCTTTCCACAGAGCATTCTCAGTACAAGGACTGGTGGTGGAAAGTGCAGATTGGAGAATGTTACTACAGGTTAGGAATGTATCTTGAAGCAGAAAAACAATGTAAATCAGCCCTGAAGCAGCAGGAAATGGTAGATACATTACTCTACTTGGCAAAAGTTTACATCTCATTGGATCAACCTGTGACTGCTTTAAATCTTTTCAAACAAGGCTTAGATAAGTTTCCAGGAGAAGTAACCCTACTTTGTGGAATTGCCAGGATCTATGAGGAAATGAACAATATTTCATCAACCACTGAATACCACAAAGAGGTTTTGAAACAGGACAACACTCAGGTGGAAGCCACTGCATGCACTGGAAGCAACCATTTTTATTCTGATCAACCAGAAGTAGCTCTCCGGTTTTACAGGCGATTCCTGCAGATGGGTGTTTATAACTCCCAGCTTTTCAACAACCTGGGGATCTGTTGCTTCTATGCCCAGCAGTATGATATGACTCTGACCTCATTTGAACGTGCCCTTTCCCTGGCTGAAAATGAAGAGGAGGTAGCTGAGGTCTGGCACAACTTGGGACATGTAGCTGTGGGAATAGGAGATACGAATCTGGCCCATCAGTGCTTCAGGCTGGGTCTGGTTAACAGCAATAACCATGCAGAGACCCACAACAACCTGGCTGTGCTGGAGATGTGGAAGGGCCATGTCAAACAT ATGGGAGATCTACAGAGGAGTTACATTGCTGCTCAGAAGTCTCAAGCAGCATTTCCAGATCACCTGGGCACTTAA